In Dendropsophus ebraccatus isolate aDenEbr1 chromosome 14, aDenEbr1.pat, whole genome shotgun sequence, the following proteins share a genomic window:
- the LOC138772596 gene encoding speedy protein 1-A-like isoform X3, with product MGGRLQKCQDQHRHPRRNPRRRRRRRRTTSRSQKNGRLSSDFLYLLAMVLTYFRRAHLRTEEYSTFFFPALFLANQFEEDVFYRQKIYPWAFGWNWTAMKDFFHHLRNQLLLRMGFRAWVARTTCDLTMAQDPEHWAWQRERKDHHSWAIRWYKRDDDDYILRGPWTIPLPCSLCNTIRRPCQGEETIQCQADTKEEPGTADS from the exons ATCAGCATCGACATCCCAGGAGGAacccaagaagaagaagaagaagacggaggaCGACATCCCGCAGCCAGAAGAACGGGCGGCTTTCTTCAGACTTCTTG TATCTCCTGGCTATGGTCCTCACGTATTTTAGACGAGCACACCTGCGTACGGAGGAATATAGCACGTTCTTCTTCCCAGCTCT ATTTTTGGCCAACCAGTTTGAAGAGGACGTGTTCTACCGGCAGAAGATCTACCCATGGGCCTTCGGATGGAATTGGACGGCGATGAAGGATTTTTTTCACCACCTACGCAACCAGCTGCTCCTCCGGATGGGATTCAGAGCTTGGGTTGCCCGGACCACCTGTGATCTG ACCATGGCACAAGACCCTGAGCACTGGGCgtggcagagagagaggaaggaccACCACAGCTGGGCCATACGCTGGTACAAGAGGGACGATGACGACTACATCCTGAGAGGCCCATGGACCATCCCTCTACCCTGCTCTCTCTGCAACACCATCCGCCGCCCTTGCCAGGGGGAAGAGACCATCCAGTGCCAGGCAGACACCAAGGAGGAACCCGGAACAGCAGATTCATAA
- the LOC138772596 gene encoding speedy protein 1-B-like isoform X1: MRKRKKELMALYEEESSASTSQEEPKKKKKKTEDDIPQPEERAAFFRLLDDDYIQFFLARDSCFIISDKYLLAMVLTYFRRAHLRTEEYSTFFFPALFLANQFEEDVFYRQKIYPWAFGWNWTAMKDFFHHLRNQLLLRMGFRAWVARTTCDLTMAQDPEHWAWQRERKDHHSWAIRWYKRDDDDYILRGPWTIPLPCSLCNTIRRPCQGEETIQCQADTKEEPGTADS; the protein is encoded by the exons ATCAGCATCGACATCCCAGGAGGAacccaagaagaagaagaagaagacggaggaCGACATCCCGCAGCCAGAAGAACGGGCGGCTTTCTTCAGACTTCTTG ACGACGACTACATCCAGTTTTTTCTAGCCAGGGATAGCTGCTTTATAATCTCGGACAAG TATCTCCTGGCTATGGTCCTCACGTATTTTAGACGAGCACACCTGCGTACGGAGGAATATAGCACGTTCTTCTTCCCAGCTCT ATTTTTGGCCAACCAGTTTGAAGAGGACGTGTTCTACCGGCAGAAGATCTACCCATGGGCCTTCGGATGGAATTGGACGGCGATGAAGGATTTTTTTCACCACCTACGCAACCAGCTGCTCCTCCGGATGGGATTCAGAGCTTGGGTTGCCCGGACCACCTGTGATCTG ACCATGGCACAAGACCCTGAGCACTGGGCgtggcagagagagaggaaggaccACCACAGCTGGGCCATACGCTGGTACAAGAGGGACGATGACGACTACATCCTGAGAGGCCCATGGACCATCCCTCTACCCTGCTCTCTCTGCAACACCATCCGCCGCCCTTGCCAGGGGGAAGAGACCATCCAGTGCCAGGCAGACACCAAGGAGGAACCCGGAACAGCAGATTCATAA
- the LOC138772596 gene encoding speedy protein 1-B-like isoform X2, with product MPRSASTSQEEPKKKKKKTEDDIPQPEERAAFFRLLDDDYIQFFLARDSCFIISDKYLLAMVLTYFRRAHLRTEEYSTFFFPALFLANQFEEDVFYRQKIYPWAFGWNWTAMKDFFHHLRNQLLLRMGFRAWVARTTCDLTMAQDPEHWAWQRERKDHHSWAIRWYKRDDDDYILRGPWTIPLPCSLCNTIRRPCQGEETIQCQADTKEEPGTADS from the exons ATCAGCATCGACATCCCAGGAGGAacccaagaagaagaagaagaagacggaggaCGACATCCCGCAGCCAGAAGAACGGGCGGCTTTCTTCAGACTTCTTG ACGACGACTACATCCAGTTTTTTCTAGCCAGGGATAGCTGCTTTATAATCTCGGACAAG TATCTCCTGGCTATGGTCCTCACGTATTTTAGACGAGCACACCTGCGTACGGAGGAATATAGCACGTTCTTCTTCCCAGCTCT ATTTTTGGCCAACCAGTTTGAAGAGGACGTGTTCTACCGGCAGAAGATCTACCCATGGGCCTTCGGATGGAATTGGACGGCGATGAAGGATTTTTTTCACCACCTACGCAACCAGCTGCTCCTCCGGATGGGATTCAGAGCTTGGGTTGCCCGGACCACCTGTGATCTG ACCATGGCACAAGACCCTGAGCACTGGGCgtggcagagagagaggaaggaccACCACAGCTGGGCCATACGCTGGTACAAGAGGGACGATGACGACTACATCCTGAGAGGCCCATGGACCATCCCTCTACCCTGCTCTCTCTGCAACACCATCCGCCGCCCTTGCCAGGGGGAAGAGACCATCCAGTGCCAGGCAGACACCAAGGAGGAACCCGGAACAGCAGATTCATAA
- the LOC138772596 gene encoding speedy protein 1-A-like isoform X4: protein MKRSHQHRHPRRNPRRRRRRRRTTSRSQKNGRLSSDFLYLLAMVLTYFRRAHLRTEEYSTFFFPALFLANQFEEDVFYRQKIYPWAFGWNWTAMKDFFHHLRNQLLLRMGFRAWVARTTCDLTMAQDPEHWAWQRERKDHHSWAIRWYKRDDDDYILRGPWTIPLPCSLCNTIRRPCQGEETIQCQADTKEEPGTADS, encoded by the exons ATCAGCATCGACATCCCAGGAGGAacccaagaagaagaagaagaagacggaggaCGACATCCCGCAGCCAGAAGAACGGGCGGCTTTCTTCAGACTTCTTG TATCTCCTGGCTATGGTCCTCACGTATTTTAGACGAGCACACCTGCGTACGGAGGAATATAGCACGTTCTTCTTCCCAGCTCT ATTTTTGGCCAACCAGTTTGAAGAGGACGTGTTCTACCGGCAGAAGATCTACCCATGGGCCTTCGGATGGAATTGGACGGCGATGAAGGATTTTTTTCACCACCTACGCAACCAGCTGCTCCTCCGGATGGGATTCAGAGCTTGGGTTGCCCGGACCACCTGTGATCTG ACCATGGCACAAGACCCTGAGCACTGGGCgtggcagagagagaggaaggaccACCACAGCTGGGCCATACGCTGGTACAAGAGGGACGATGACGACTACATCCTGAGAGGCCCATGGACCATCCCTCTACCCTGCTCTCTCTGCAACACCATCCGCCGCCCTTGCCAGGGGGAAGAGACCATCCAGTGCCAGGCAGACACCAAGGAGGAACCCGGAACAGCAGATTCATAA